Genomic segment of Gilliamella apis:
CGTTGCCCAACTTCATGCCATCCTAAATATTCAAACATCATCACGCCAGATAATAAAAGTGATGACGGATTAGCTTGATTTTTGCCAGCTATATCAGGGGCAGTTCCGTGAGTTGCCTCAAAGATAGCATGTCCGGTTAAATAGTTAATATTAGCGCCCGGCGCAATACCAATTCCTCCAACCATCGCAGCCAGCTGATCGGAAACATAATCACCATTAAGGTTTAATGTTGCAACAACCGAATAATCTTCTGGTTTTAATAAGGTATTTTGTAAGAATGCATCACAAATAACATCTTTTATAATTAATCTACCGGCTGATTTAGCAGTTTGTAATGCTTGTTCAGCTGCAGCATTACCCTCGGCTTTTTGAATTTTGCCATATTGATTCATGGTGAACACAGCGTCAGAAAATTCTCTTTCCGCAAGTTCATAGCCCCATTGCTTAAATCCACCTTCAGTAAATTTCATAATATTACCTTTATGAACTAAAGTAACCGACGGTAATTTATGTTGTAGTGCATAGTTAATGGCAGATCGAATTAAACGTTCCGATCCTTCAATTGAAACAGGTTTAACACCAAAAGCGGATGTATTAGGAAAGCGTACTTTACTCACTTGCATTTGTTCAGATAAAAAATGATAAAACTTTTCAGCTTCAACTGTACCTTGTTGCCATTCAATCCCAGCATAAATATCCTCAGTATTTTCACGGAAAATCGTCATACTAACCTTTTCAGGATGCTTTAATGGTGATTCTACCCCTTTAAACCAACGCACTGGCCGTAAACAGACATAAAGATCTAATTCTTGGCGTAACGCAACATTAAGTGAACGGATCCCACCACCAACAGGTGTCATTAATGGCCCTTTAATACCAACAAGATAATGTTTAAAAGCATTCATGGTATCTTCTGGGAGCCATGTACCATTTAGGTTGTATGACTTTTCGCCAGCAAGTACTTCTTGCCATTGAATACTACGCTTACCTTGATAAGCTTTTTCAATAGCTTTATCAAAAATTGTTTGAGCAGCCTGCCAAATCTCTTTGCCAACACCATCACCTTCAATAAAAGGAATAGTTGGATGATTTGGGACGACTAATTGTCCATTTTCAATTGAAACTTGCTGATTCATATTGTCTCTTCCTCTTATCTGTTACTT
This window contains:
- the icd gene encoding NADP-dependent isocitrate dehydrogenase gives rise to the protein MNQQVSIENGQLVVPNHPTIPFIEGDGVGKEIWQAAQTIFDKAIEKAYQGKRSIQWQEVLAGEKSYNLNGTWLPEDTMNAFKHYLVGIKGPLMTPVGGGIRSLNVALRQELDLYVCLRPVRWFKGVESPLKHPEKVSMTIFRENTEDIYAGIEWQQGTVEAEKFYHFLSEQMQVSKVRFPNTSAFGVKPVSIEGSERLIRSAINYALQHKLPSVTLVHKGNIMKFTEGGFKQWGYELAEREFSDAVFTMNQYGKIQKAEGNAAAEQALQTAKSAGRLIIKDVICDAFLQNTLLKPEDYSVVATLNLNGDYVSDQLAAMVGGIGIAPGANINYLTGHAIFEATHGTAPDIAGKNQANPSSLLLSGVMMFEYLGWHEVGQRITNAMESLFQSGKATADLARFMHNGQSLSTTQFTQAVIDKL